A stretch of Clostridium sp. BJN0001 DNA encodes these proteins:
- a CDS encoding QueT transporter family protein, with translation MEKNQTVERIVKTAVIAAIYAAITLALAPFSYGNIQFRISEIMVLLALFDPMYIGGLTLGCLIANMLGPNGVMDIVFGTIATFISVSFIYLTGRYVKIKKVSLVIASLWPTIFNGLIIGWMLNKVYSLPLFLTMGQVAAGEFVVVTIIGVPITLLLKEKLKSILTSC, from the coding sequence ATGGAAAAAAATCAAACAGTAGAAAGAATAGTAAAAACAGCAGTTATTGCAGCTATTTATGCGGCTATAACTTTAGCACTTGCACCATTTAGTTATGGAAATATACAGTTTCGTATATCTGAAATTATGGTGCTTCTAGCTTTATTTGATCCTATGTATATAGGAGGACTTACTCTCGGATGCTTAATCGCAAACATGCTTGGTCCTAATGGTGTAATGGATATAGTATTTGGAACAATTGCTACATTTATAAGTGTAAGTTTTATTTATTTAACAGGAAGATATGTAAAGATAAAAAAAGTATCATTAGTAATTGCTTCACTTTGGCCAACCATTTTTAATGGACTTATAATTGGATGGATGCTTAATAAAGTATACTCTTTGCCATTATTTTTAACTATGGGTCAAGTTGCGGCAGGAGAATTTGTTGTAGTAACTATTATAGGTGTACCTATTACTTTATTATTAAAAGAAAAACTAAAGTCAATACTCACATCTTGTTAG
- a CDS encoding DUF1667 domain-containing protein, which produces MIKNLICICCPKGCHLKVDTDLKKVEGNSCIKGEEYGINEVTNPVRTVTSTAKINSINFAVIPVKTDKPIKKDLMLKCIKEINKINAKCPVKVGDVLLKDVLETGVNIVASKTILE; this is translated from the coding sequence ATGATTAAAAATCTTATTTGCATATGTTGTCCTAAAGGATGTCATCTAAAAGTAGATACTGACTTAAAAAAAGTAGAAGGAAATTCATGTATAAAAGGAGAGGAGTATGGAATAAATGAGGTTACAAATCCTGTTAGGACAGTAACTTCTACAGCTAAAATTAACAGCATAAATTTTGCTGTTATTCCAGTAAAGACAGATAAACCAATAAAAAAAGATCTTATGCTAAAATGCATAAAAGAAATAAATAAAATAAATGCGAAGTGTCCTGTTAAAGTAGGGGATGTACTACTTAAAGATGTATTAGAAACAGGAGTAAATATTGTAGCTTCAAAAACTATTTTAGAGTAA
- a CDS encoding NAD(P)/FAD-dependent oxidoreductase: MTDVLIIGAGIIGSSIFRELTKFNLNVLLIDKENDVSCETTKANSAIIHAGHDPENGTSMAELNVKGSRMTESLVKDLNVPYKKNGALVIGFTEEDLKRISYLYENGLKNGVKNMKVLKNEEILKMEPNLNKNVSSALYVKDSAIIDPFDFTYALCENGVLNGGNIKVNENVVKIEKNGDFFYVYTKKGDAFKTRYIVNAAGIYSDDIHNMVCKEKFKITPRSGEYFVLDKTEGKKISHTIFTVPSKISKGILVTPTVHGNILVGPDARDTDSKYDFSTNAQGLSSVKKAALKITEKLDFKKNIRNFAGLRAVSNTGDFYICEDEETKGFIDVSGIKSPGLSSAPAIAEKVINILSDAGLDLKNKKNFNKYRDIIRFSELSDEEKDSLIKKNKEYGKIVCRCESITEGEIVDAIKRSPIRLTTDGIKRRVRPGMGRCQGGFCRPRVIDILSREYNISKDEVLKDREGSYILDGKTK, encoded by the coding sequence ATGACTGATGTTTTAATAATAGGAGCTGGAATTATAGGCTCTTCAATTTTCAGAGAACTTACTAAATTTAATCTTAATGTACTACTAATCGATAAAGAAAATGACGTATCATGTGAAACTACAAAAGCAAATTCTGCTATAATTCACGCAGGGCATGATCCTGAAAATGGAACATCTATGGCTGAATTAAATGTAAAAGGAAGCAGAATGACTGAAAGCTTAGTAAAAGATTTAAATGTTCCCTATAAGAAAAATGGCGCACTAGTAATTGGCTTTACTGAAGAGGATTTAAAAAGAATTTCATATCTTTATGAAAATGGCTTAAAAAATGGCGTTAAAAATATGAAAGTTTTAAAAAATGAAGAAATTTTAAAAATGGAGCCAAATTTAAACAAAAATGTGTCATCTGCATTATATGTAAAAGACAGTGCAATAATAGATCCATTTGATTTTACATATGCACTATGTGAAAACGGAGTATTAAATGGTGGAAATATAAAAGTTAATGAGAATGTTGTAAAAATTGAGAAAAATGGTGATTTCTTTTATGTTTATACGAAAAAAGGCGATGCTTTTAAAACAAGATATATTGTAAATGCAGCAGGCATATATTCTGATGACATTCATAATATGGTTTGCAAAGAAAAGTTTAAAATTACTCCAAGAAGTGGAGAATATTTTGTTTTAGATAAAACTGAAGGAAAAAAGATTAGCCATACAATTTTTACAGTACCTAGTAAAATATCAAAAGGTATACTTGTAACCCCTACTGTACATGGAAATATATTAGTTGGACCAGATGCTAGAGATACTGATTCAAAATATGATTTTTCTACAAATGCACAGGGCTTATCAAGTGTAAAAAAAGCAGCTTTAAAGATAACAGAAAAACTTGATTTTAAAAAGAATATAAGAAATTTTGCAGGTCTTAGAGCTGTATCTAATACAGGTGATTTTTATATCTGTGAAGATGAAGAAACTAAAGGATTTATTGATGTATCAGGAATAAAATCTCCAGGTCTTTCATCAGCACCTGCAATAGCAGAAAAAGTTATAAATATTTTGTCTGATGCAGGTTTAGATCTTAAAAATAAGAAAAATTTTAATAAATATAGAGATATAATTCGTTTTAGTGAATTAAGTGATGAAGAAAAAGATAGTTTAATTAAGAAAAATAAAGAGTATGGGAAAATAGTATGTAGATGTGAAAGCATAACTGAAGGAGAAATTGTAGATGCAATTAAAAGAAGCCCTATAAGACTTACAACTGATGGAATAAAAAGACGAGTAAGACCAGGAATGGGAAGATGTCAGGGAGGCTTTTGTAGACCTAGAGTTATTGATATTTTAAGTAGAGAATATAACATTTCTAAAGATGAGGTATTAAAAGATAGAGAAGGATCTTACATTTTAGATGGTAAAACAAAGTAG
- a CDS encoding SDR family oxidoreductase, translated as MEKLTGKIAVVTGASRGIGRAIALELSLCGASVIINYSKDQKGAYETLRLIKKQGGYGILKKCDLSDKNNIKLFVKEIENMFGKIDILVNNAGISIVGIFEDSKDEDIEKIINTNLKAAVYLSREVLKVMTPLKKGSIVNISSMWGQVGASCEVLYSMTKGAIDSFTKALAKEMAPSNIRVNAVSPGVIDTTMNSFLGENERKDLEEEIPIGRFGKPEEIAKTVSFLCSNDASYITGQILRVDGALI; from the coding sequence TTGGAAAAACTAACAGGTAAAATAGCAGTAGTTACAGGTGCATCAAGAGGAATAGGAAGAGCAATAGCTTTAGAACTTTCTTTATGTGGTGCATCTGTTATTATAAATTATTCAAAAGATCAAAAAGGAGCTTACGAAACTTTAAGATTGATAAAGAAGCAGGGTGGATATGGTATATTAAAAAAATGTGATTTATCTGATAAAAACAATATAAAATTATTTGTTAAAGAAATAGAAAACATGTTTGGAAAAATAGATATACTTGTTAATAATGCAGGAATAAGTATTGTTGGTATTTTTGAAGACTCAAAAGATGAGGATATTGAAAAAATAATAAATACAAATTTAAAAGCTGCAGTTTATCTTTCAAGAGAAGTTTTAAAAGTAATGACACCACTTAAAAAAGGAAGCATAGTAAATATATCTTCAATGTGGGGACAGGTAGGAGCATCATGTGAAGTTTTATATTCAATGACAAAAGGTGCAATAGATTCTTTTACTAAGGCGCTTGCTAAAGAAATGGCCCCTTCAAATATAAGAGTCAATGCAGTTTCACCTGGAGTAATTGATACTACTATGAATTCATTTTTAGGTGAAAATGAAAGAAAGGATCTTGAAGAAGAAATTCCAATTGGAAGATTTGGAAAACCTGAAGAAATAGCTAAAACTGTATCATTTTTATGTTCCAATGATGCATCGTATATTACAGGTCAAATATTAAGAGTAGATGGTGCTCTTATTTAA
- a CDS encoding metallophosphoesterase, giving the protein MKYESKVINKILKNSAKLEIDDSSRVVFMSDCHRGDGTYNDTLIHNKNIYKSSLRYYLKNDFTLIELGDGDELWKNKSMKDISYSYSDIFKILLEFNKDERLYMVYGNHDMVKKDKNFIKKQEKILNRISLGFGKEVVELFSNINFYEGVVIKYLKNNKDIIAFHGHQVDFMNCTLNKFSRFLVRYVWKVLEGIAGFKEPVSPSNNYKKGGLIDQKLDDLSKRERVMIICGHTHNDIFPEASKSIYFNDGCIIFPTSETCIEIEEGKISLIKWSIEVSNKNVLCVKRTITKGPEKIDDYLNFAKRL; this is encoded by the coding sequence TTGAAGTATGAAAGCAAAGTTATAAATAAGATTTTAAAAAATAGTGCTAAACTTGAAATTGATGATAGCTCAAGAGTAGTTTTTATGAGTGATTGTCATAGAGGAGATGGAACTTATAATGATACTCTTATTCATAATAAGAATATATATAAGTCTTCACTTAGATATTATTTGAAAAATGATTTTACTTTAATAGAACTTGGAGATGGTGATGAACTTTGGAAAAATAAGAGTATGAAAGATATATCATATTCTTATAGTGATATTTTTAAGATTCTCCTTGAGTTTAATAAAGATGAAAGATTATATATGGTTTATGGCAACCACGATATGGTAAAGAAAGATAAAAATTTTATTAAAAAACAGGAAAAGATACTAAATAGAATAAGTCTTGGATTTGGCAAAGAAGTAGTTGAACTTTTTTCTAATATAAATTTTTATGAAGGTGTCGTTATTAAATATCTAAAAAATAATAAAGATATAATTGCATTTCATGGTCATCAGGTTGATTTTATGAATTGCACTTTAAATAAATTTTCTAGATTTTTAGTAAGATATGTATGGAAAGTTTTAGAAGGAATTGCTGGATTTAAAGAACCGGTAAGTCCTTCTAACAACTATAAAAAGGGTGGTTTAATAGATCAAAAACTTGATGATCTATCAAAAAGAGAAAGAGTAATGATTATATGTGGACACACTCATAATGATATTTTCCCTGAAGCTTCTAAAAGTATTTATTTTAATGATGGATGTATTATTTTTCCTACATCAGAAACATGCATTGAAATTGAAGAAGGAAAAATATCTCTTATTAAATGGAGCATTGAGGTAAGTAATAAAAATGTATTATGTGTGAAAAGAACAATTACTAAAGGACCTGAGAAGATTGATGATTATTTAAATTTTGCAAAAAGATTATAA
- the aroB gene encoding 3-dehydroquinate synthase → MSIYNVELKKIVDDSYQIEIGFDLIDKLCLDIKKGLVKNFSKIALITDSNVEKLYAEKINKKLNDEGFVCNIFSFEAGEKSKTRKTKEEIEDRMLNCDYRRDSLIIAVGGGVVTDIAGFIAGTFARGIPFINYATTLLAAADASVGGKTAVDTPRATNLIGLFNQPKKVYIDIASWKTLPKEHIYNGLSETIKQACLADKNFFEYLDDNMDKILDCQKEVCQHMAEENCKIKDSVVMKDEKEAGLREVLNLGHTVGRAVETVSNYELLHGEAVSIGLSFEVKLSNKLGFMTDEECLKVINLLKKAHLPVKIPEYIDKESLVKKLYTDKKVRNGKLRFVIQRGIGEIVEFEKGNYATVIDEDTVRNIIIKM, encoded by the coding sequence ATGAGTATATATAATGTTGAATTAAAAAAAATCGTAGATGATTCGTATCAAATTGAAATAGGATTTGATTTGATAGATAAACTTTGTTTAGATATAAAAAAGGGTCTTGTTAAAAATTTTTCTAAAATCGCTTTAATAACAGATAGTAACGTTGAAAAATTATATGCAGAAAAAATCAATAAGAAATTAAATGATGAAGGATTTGTATGCAATATTTTTTCATTTGAAGCAGGGGAAAAAAGCAAAACAAGAAAAACTAAAGAAGAGATTGAAGACAGAATGCTTAATTGCGATTATAGAAGAGATTCTCTTATAATAGCTGTAGGAGGAGGAGTTGTTACAGACATTGCAGGATTTATAGCAGGAACTTTTGCAAGAGGCATACCATTCATAAATTATGCAACAACACTTCTTGCAGCAGCTGATGCATCAGTTGGAGGAAAAACTGCAGTTGATACTCCTCGTGCAACTAATCTTATCGGACTTTTTAACCAGCCTAAGAAAGTATACATAGACATAGCATCATGGAAAACTCTGCCTAAAGAACATATTTATAATGGACTTTCTGAAACTATAAAACAAGCATGTCTTGCTGATAAAAATTTCTTTGAATATCTTGATGACAATATGGATAAAATACTAGATTGTCAGAAAGAAGTATGTCAGCATATGGCTGAAGAAAATTGTAAAATTAAAGACAGCGTAGTAATGAAAGATGAAAAGGAAGCAGGACTTAGAGAAGTATTAAATCTTGGTCATACTGTAGGAAGAGCGGTTGAAACAGTAAGTAATTATGAACTTTTACATGGAGAAGCAGTTTCAATTGGTTTAAGCTTTGAAGTAAAACTTTCTAATAAACTTGGATTTATGACAGATGAAGAATGTCTAAAAGTTATTAACCTTTTAAAGAAGGCTCATCTTCCAGTTAAAATACCAGAATATATCGATAAAGAATCTTTAGTTAAAAAACTTTATACCGATAAAAAAGTAAGAAATGGAAAGCTTAGATTTGTAATTCAAAGAGGTATTGGTGAGATTGTAGAATTTGAAAAAGGAAATTATGCTACAGTTATAGATGAAGATACAGTACGAAACATCATAATTAAGATGTAA
- the glyA gene encoding serine hydroxymethyltransferase — MNFENLQKDDEEIYDLINEELERQQNGIELIASENIVSKAVMEAMGSYLTNKYAEGYPGKRYYGGCYVVDKVEQLAIDRAKELFHAEHANVQPHSGSQANMAVYFTVLEPGDTVMGMDLSQGGHLTHGSPVNFSGKLFNFVPYGLNKETEMLDYDEILKIAKECKPKLIVAGASAYSRTIDFSKFREICDEVGAYLMVDMAHIAGLVAAGLHPSPVPYADFVTTTTHKTLRGPRGGLILCKEKYAKALNKNIFPGMQGGPLMHIIAAKAVCLKEALQPEFKEYAKNVIENCKELADRLKDNGFKIVSGGTDNHVFLVDLNNKDITGKEAEALLDSVGITANKNTVPNETRSPFVTSGIRVGTAAITTRGFKKEDMKEIASIINDTIQNRDKDLTPYKNRVNALCAKYPLYK, encoded by the coding sequence ATGAATTTTGAAAATTTACAAAAAGATGATGAAGAAATTTATGATCTTATAAATGAAGAATTAGAAAGACAGCAAAATGGGATAGAGCTTATTGCTTCTGAAAATATAGTATCAAAAGCAGTTATGGAAGCTATGGGTTCATACCTTACAAATAAATATGCTGAAGGATATCCAGGAAAGAGATATTACGGCGGATGCTATGTAGTAGATAAAGTTGAACAGCTTGCAATTGATAGAGCAAAAGAATTATTCCATGCAGAACACGCTAATGTTCAGCCACATTCAGGATCTCAGGCTAATATGGCAGTATACTTTACAGTATTAGAGCCAGGAGATACTGTTATGGGAATGGATTTAAGTCAAGGCGGACATTTAACTCATGGTTCACCAGTTAACTTTTCAGGAAAATTATTTAACTTTGTTCCTTACGGATTAAATAAAGAAACTGAAATGCTTGACTATGATGAAATTTTAAAGATAGCAAAAGAATGCAAACCAAAGCTTATTGTTGCAGGTGCAAGTGCATATTCAAGAACAATAGATTTTTCTAAATTCAGAGAAATCTGTGATGAAGTTGGAGCATACTTAATGGTAGATATGGCTCATATTGCAGGACTTGTAGCAGCAGGACTTCATCCATCACCAGTACCATATGCTGACTTTGTAACAACAACTACTCATAAGACTTTAAGAGGACCAAGAGGTGGACTTATCCTTTGCAAAGAAAAATATGCTAAGGCTTTAAATAAGAACATATTCCCAGGAATGCAGGGAGGACCATTAATGCATATTATTGCTGCTAAAGCAGTATGCCTTAAAGAAGCTCTTCAACCTGAATTTAAAGAATATGCTAAAAATGTTATTGAAAACTGTAAGGAACTTGCAGATAGACTTAAAGATAACGGATTTAAAATTGTTTCAGGAGGAACTGACAACCATGTATTCTTAGTTGATTTAAATAACAAGGATATAACAGGTAAAGAAGCAGAAGCTCTTTTAGATTCAGTTGGAATTACAGCTAACAAGAACACTGTACCAAACGAAACAAGAAGTCCATTTGTTACATCTGGTATTAGAGTAGGAACAGCTGCAATAACTACAAGAGGATTTAAGAAGGAAGATATGAAAGAAATAGCATCAATCATAAATGATACTATCCAAAACAGAGATAAAGATTTAACTCCATACAAAAATAGAGTAAATGCTTTATGCGCTAAATATCCTTTATACAAATAA
- a CDS encoding threonine/serine exporter family protein — protein sequence MNLNKLLKISTLAGKILIENGAETYRVEETVVRICLSFGASSCETFATPTGIIATVTYNEEVSSLVRRIKKRTVDLNKIDSINDLSRKCQQNTYSLDQFYRNLLKIENEKRYSKNLTNFLSGISAGSYAVMFGGNFQDFFAAFIIGYLINILASFFSKFQVNEFFINSLCAGFCAFIAVILTTFGLNGHYDKIIMGSIMLLVPGLAITNAIRDTIAGDLLAGITKAIEAVLVAMSIAVGTGAVLSILLNLDQLIIVK from the coding sequence ATGAATCTAAATAAATTATTAAAAATTTCTACGCTTGCTGGAAAGATATTAATTGAAAACGGTGCTGAAACATATAGAGTTGAAGAAACTGTAGTAAGAATATGTCTTTCTTTTGGTGCAAGTTCATGCGAAACCTTTGCGACACCAACAGGAATTATAGCTACTGTTACTTATAATGAAGAAGTTTCATCTCTTGTAAGACGTATAAAAAAACGCACAGTAGACTTAAATAAAATTGATAGTATAAATGATCTATCAAGAAAATGTCAGCAAAACACGTATTCACTTGACCAATTTTATAGAAATCTTCTTAAAATTGAAAATGAGAAAAGATATTCAAAGAATTTAACCAATTTTTTATCAGGTATATCTGCTGGAAGCTATGCTGTAATGTTTGGTGGAAATTTTCAGGATTTTTTTGCTGCATTTATAATAGGATATTTAATTAATATATTAGCATCATTTTTTTCAAAATTTCAAGTTAATGAATTTTTCATTAATTCATTATGTGCAGGATTTTGTGCCTTCATTGCAGTTATTCTCACAACTTTTGGCTTAAATGGTCATTACGATAAAATAATAATGGGTTCTATTATGCTTCTTGTTCCAGGTCTTGCTATAACAAATGCAATAAGAGATACTATTGCAGGTGATCTTTTAGCTGGCATAACAAAAGCTATTGAAGCTGTTTTAGTTGCTATGTCAATAGCAGTTGGTACAGGTGCAGTATTAAGTATACTTTTAAATTTAGACCAGCTAATAATAGTCAAGTAA
- a CDS encoding IS110 family transposase, producing the protein MSKFFNSPVVGIDVSADFSYAAILAPNGDVYKKSFKIKHDVSGFNYLVNEIKKVEEEFNMKTGIFMESTGVYHLSLFHYLNNNFDNTFVINPLVTKCNKNVDIRKVKNDKKDALSIANIGEFQNIKLSTPNDLDIFLLKNIVREYYKLTDTCSIYKKKLSADLRVIFPNYNTVFSDSTSNTSLEILSNYPTPKSIIDASKEDILKILVEKSKKGLTWSENIYSKLIAVAKEAATIGVPLSGLSVKISSSLALIKAFEEQIDNLLNEINTLIESSEFPESIRNNIELINSIPGIGRLTAITLIAEIGDINGFIKPKHLVAFFGIDSSINQSGKFQGDQCKISKRGTRIGRRALYAVALASIRRNRNGIPINKVLLEYYQVNLKGKKAKVALVAIMHKILNYIFAVLRDQTPFEQRDPKLHKQMFLENKHLHKVA; encoded by the coding sequence ATGTCTAAATTTTTTAATAGTCCTGTAGTTGGAATTGATGTTTCAGCTGATTTTTCATATGCTGCAATACTCGCACCTAATGGTGATGTTTATAAAAAATCATTTAAGATAAAGCATGACGTAAGCGGCTTCAATTACTTAGTTAATGAAATAAAAAAAGTGGAAGAAGAGTTTAACATGAAAACTGGCATTTTCATGGAGTCCACTGGTGTGTACCACTTATCTCTTTTCCACTATCTTAATAATAATTTTGATAACACATTTGTTATCAATCCACTCGTTACTAAGTGTAACAAAAATGTGGATATAAGAAAAGTGAAAAATGATAAAAAAGATGCTTTATCTATTGCGAACATAGGAGAATTTCAAAATATTAAGTTATCTACGCCAAATGATCTTGATATTTTTCTTTTGAAAAATATCGTGCGAGAATACTATAAGCTTACAGATACATGTTCTATTTATAAAAAGAAGTTATCTGCTGATTTGAGAGTTATCTTTCCAAATTACAATACTGTATTTTCAGATTCCACATCTAATACATCACTTGAAATTTTAAGTAACTATCCAACTCCAAAATCAATAATAGATGCCTCAAAAGAAGATATACTAAAAATTCTTGTTGAAAAATCTAAAAAAGGTTTAACTTGGTCTGAAAACATCTATTCAAAGTTAATTGCTGTTGCAAAAGAAGCTGCGACTATTGGCGTTCCGCTAAGCGGTTTGTCTGTTAAAATATCTAGTTCTTTGGCATTAATAAAAGCTTTTGAAGAACAAATAGATAACTTATTAAATGAAATCAACACACTGATTGAATCATCTGAATTTCCTGAATCTATCAGAAATAATATTGAATTAATAAATTCAATTCCAGGAATAGGACGCTTAACAGCTATTACTTTAATAGCTGAAATAGGTGATATTAACGGCTTTATTAAGCCTAAACATCTTGTAGCTTTCTTTGGTATAGACAGTTCTATTAATCAGTCTGGTAAATTTCAAGGTGACCAATGCAAAATATCCAAACGTGGAACTCGAATCGGTCGAAGAGCATTGTATGCTGTAGCTCTTGCCTCAATTAGGCGTAATCGTAATGGAATCCCTATAAACAAAGTTTTATTGGAATACTATCAAGTTAATCTAAAAGGCAAAAAAGCTAAAGTTGCTTTGGTTGCTATAATGCACAAAATATTGAATTATATTTTTGCTGTTCTTCGAGATCAAACGCCCTTTGAACAAAGAGATCCTAAACTACATAAACAAATGTTTTTAGAAAATAAGCATCTACATAAGGTAGCTTAA
- a CDS encoding threonine/serine exporter family protein: MFIHLISSFAASIGFGILFNIKGKKLLFAAIGGSISWMSYLTFKNLDYSNVLSFFLSAVIFSIYSEIFARILKTPVTTLIVVALIPLVPGTGMYNTMYETVTGDINSASLTAINTIASAGSLALGVIFVSSITRQIAKIKHIKHNHF; the protein is encoded by the coding sequence ATGTTTATTCATTTAATATCATCATTTGCAGCCTCTATAGGTTTTGGAATATTATTTAATATAAAAGGAAAAAAACTTTTATTTGCCGCTATTGGTGGAAGCATAAGCTGGATGTCTTATTTAACTTTTAAAAATCTAGATTACAGTAACGTTTTATCATTTTTCTTATCAGCTGTAATTTTTAGCATATATTCAGAAATCTTTGCACGAATTTTAAAAACTCCAGTTACAACTCTTATAGTAGTTGCTCTAATTCCTTTAGTTCCAGGAACAGGGATGTATAACACTATGTATGAAACAGTAACAGGTGATATAAATAGCGCTTCTTTAACCGCAATAAACACTATAGCAAGCGCTGGAAGTCTTGCTCTTGGAGTTATTTTTGTTTCTTCTATAACAAGGCAAATTGCAAAAATAAAACATATAAAGCATAATCATTTTTGA
- a CDS encoding Ger(x)C family spore germination C-terminal domain-containing protein encodes MNNNYFDMNEFIKNCKDIPCGFQGLDPQFFTMVGEILGNVIAGKVPFNVQNALGNWFELVGQVILTCNSQQQYFQGGPGRYFDRRDYNVSNPFCTKQSGSNDESETNSYSATKDNMEKSQNSNNYDKDERIKKLEQEIEEIKETLKKLQK; translated from the coding sequence ATGAACAATAATTATTTTGATATGAATGAATTTATAAAAAATTGCAAAGATATACCATGTGGATTTCAAGGACTAGATCCTCAATTTTTTACTATGGTTGGAGAAATACTTGGAAATGTAATTGCTGGAAAAGTCCCTTTTAATGTTCAAAATGCGCTTGGAAATTGGTTTGAGCTTGTAGGACAGGTGATTCTTACATGCAATTCTCAGCAGCAGTATTTTCAAGGAGGCCCTGGAAGATATTTTGATAGAAGAGATTACAATGTATCAAATCCTTTTTGTACTAAACAATCTGGAAGTAATGATGAAAGTGAAACAAATTCCTACTCAGCTACTAAAGATAATATGGAAAAATCTCAAAATTCAAATAATTATGATAAAGATGAACGTATCAAAAAGCTAGAGCAGGAAATAGAAGAAATAAAAGAGACTTTAAAAAAGCTTCAAAAATGA
- a CDS encoding DUF6483 family protein, translated as MLKNNFHKEIEDTLKNLEIEIKKDLLNDDTNSAIDKIDNSLRIVTGLKLNTISVLSFESLKNMIEDENEHNGYKYLALGVYLALYFNILKKQGKEEYAIDNGLKSIHSLYIAYTIDDELDKEILKNLKDTFLSLSAYNLELSSDKEIFYLYEISQMYDKAEDTLFYILRKTDNNSTELINGMKFYNRLKLLDEDTLKEGNLPINEVTDGIEEIEKRLCN; from the coding sequence ATGTTAAAAAATAATTTTCATAAAGAAATTGAAGATACACTTAAGAATTTAGAAATTGAAATCAAAAAAGATTTATTAAATGATGATACTAATTCTGCAATAGATAAGATTGATAATTCACTGCGTATAGTTACAGGTCTTAAACTTAATACTATATCAGTTTTATCTTTTGAAAGTTTAAAGAATATGATTGAAGATGAAAATGAGCATAATGGTTATAAATACCTTGCACTTGGAGTATACTTAGCACTTTATTTTAATATTTTAAAGAAACAGGGGAAAGAAGAATATGCTATAGATAATGGGTTGAAATCAATTCATTCATTATATATTGCGTATACTATAGATGATGAACTTGATAAAGAAATCTTAAAAAATTTGAAAGACACATTTCTTTCTTTATCAGCATATAATCTTGAACTAAGCTCTGATAAAGAGATTTTTTACCTTTATGAAATTTCACAAATGTATGATAAGGCAGAAGATACTCTATTTTATATTTTGAGAAAAACTGATAATAACAGTACAGAACTTATAAATGGAATGAAATTTTATAATAGGCTTAAGTTACTTGATGAAGATACACTTAAAGAAGGTAATCTGCCAATTAATGAGGTTACAGACGGCATAGAAGAAATAGAAAAACGATTATGCAATTAA